Genomic segment of Sebastes umbrosus isolate fSebUmb1 chromosome 19, fSebUmb1.pri, whole genome shotgun sequence:
TGATCGAGAACGACATCATCATGCGACGAGAGGACAGATCGATCGAAATAATTGATCGTAACCGCAGCGGGAGACGTGACATCATAAAGAGGAAATTAGACTTTTACatctttatataataatatttaaatattaataataatttaaacgTCATTTAACGTTTCTATCAGCTGACGTGAAGCGACATCCAGGTAACGCTTGCATCTCTACTGATTATTaattgttgtcatttttttttgcaggctaGGAAGCGTCAGCGAGAGGAGGCGGAGTCAGGAGGTGGAGTGGGTGGGGCTTCTGTAATCAGTGTTGACATAATCGGGGGCGGAGCCTCAGCTTCTTCCTCTACGGCGGCGTCGAGGGCGGAGCTAATCAACGAGCGAATCGGCTACAAGCCGCACCCCAAACCGGCCACGCTGCCGACCTTATTCGGAAGTTTacagttttaataaaaaaaatcataaaaatgttaaaacagaAGGAACAGTTATACGGGTTTTATTAACGTTCGAATCTGTCTGGACAAATGCAACTTAAACAGTTCCAATAAAGTTGATTCAAACACATTGATTACTGATTGAAAACAGAACATATCAGGCTCATTTCcagatttctactagaacatgtttacaggctttaatgttcaaaaaagattttaataaatatttaaattatttattatttaaatatttaaaaaagttaataatagttttgacaaattaaaacaatatttaagtGTTTTCCGTTTATGAAtgctttatacaaattaaaaaataaaaccatcacgtaatggaaaataaatgtcattaaaaagagAATAATTAGTGTTTACAATTTGTacttgttttataataatatattattattaatattagtcAGATAAAAACTGCAGACCACTTTTTTCcctcaaatatttaaaatttgttattaattaattaaaaaaatcttttttattggaaaagatttaaaaacataaaaattataaaataaaatcgttagaaatgacatcacacatCAGGTTTGTTCatatgatttgttttattttcataataaatgctacgataatatttttttataaagaaacaaatataaaagacaaacaGACGATTAGTGTTTGAATActgtaaaaacaacagaaaaacaaactgtaaaaacatcttGAATTTATTTACAGGAACAGTAGGCGGCGCTCTGGAGCTCTGACATCACCAACATTTAGGCTCCGCCCTCACGCAGTCCAGGAAGTGATTCTGACCAATCAGGACTCACGATTCATTTACACAGATATTTGTagtttatacatatttatattaaacattttttttttttttttaaacattttaaagtgaTCCAACATCATTTCAGTTTCCATGACAACCAGGAAACATACTGAGTAAGTGCTGaagatttttttataaatttttttaagaattgtTTTGGAGTTGCGTCATTGgagaatgttttttgtttactttggtttaaaaataatgataataaactgaataataaaatgcttaaatttcaattaaataaagattttttttgcttgttttagttattttttcaGTTGACAACAAAATACTTTAAATCACTGATTGGTCAAAAacatttcctaaaaaaacaaaacaaaggtcAGAGTGGGCGTGGTCTGTATGATGATTGACGgtttttcagaataaaggtCAGTTTGTAATTTTTTGACAGTTGAGCTGCTGTCAGAGaagaaacattaaaatcataaaaacataataaataaaaatagaaactaaCTGTAAAGATGTAAAAACAGTTTAGTGTTAACAGCTGATTGGTCCTCAGATGTGGAAACGTTTTTAGTGTTCAAGCTGTTGCCATGGTCACAGTAGTGACAGGTAGCGTGACCGGGGGGGGAGGGCATGGCGTAACGTCTGACGTTGCATCGTTACATTTTTAGCttattttgtaattgtttttaaaCAAGCCGCAGAACGTTTtaaacagacaggaaacaaaagattttcacaataaaaacaaataattaatgTCAATATTTAATGAGTCAAACGTGCTGAACAGAAGTTTTAATGAAGCGTTCAGTCTGATTATTGTTAGTGTGTACACCCGGTCTGTtaactcttctctctctgtgtgttaacGTCAGATACAGACAGACTTTTATTCTGACGACTGTGGAGACCGAACGAAAATGTTATTTACGTTAAACGTCACTGGaaataaaactgtgtaaagACCTTTTCTCTCCGAGGACGaaattattaaataacaaaacaaaaatatggaaTATTCATTGATGATTTTTTTGCGTGGTCTGTGTGATGACTGACAGCcgggttttcaaaataaaggtcagtttgtcattttttgacAGTTGAGCTGTCAGAAacattaaaatcataaaaacataataaataaaaatagaaactaactgtaaagatgtaaaaaataatttagtgTCAACAGATGATTGGTCCTCAGCGGTGGAAACGTTTTTAGTGTTCAagctgttgccatggttacagtAGTGACAGGTGGTGTGACGTATGTTCAGCGCGTAAACATAAGACAtgatctcctgttgtgtgtggggggaaccccgaggacagccgatgacgccgtcacgtgggaaagaaggacagccaatagagaaccGAGCTGACTGAAGAAAAGGAAGGACAACTaccgccgtcatggcggccgcggctaacgcatgagctaatgctaaacgtgaagaaataaagtagtagtgagatggagctcagagatggaggagcaacttgttgattagtgtttatttaacatgtcgccatgacttcatccatccatccttcctaaATGTTCagaacaaagtaaaaactaacatctcTAATACTTCCTGTCCGTCGTCGGCCATGTTTGTTTTCACTAAAGTCACGTCTGATCTCAGAGGTTTAGATTCACGGGTTCTTTAgtgggactcttgttgttgatgaatgaatctgttagagTTTGGTGTtgctgtttctctaaactgttAGATTTAACAGGACGTGGTTATGAgtgggctctctcacatctTACACATCTGGTAAGATTTGAAACATCTGTCAGCGTGGGCCGGCCTTTATGCAACCATTGATGCATAAGTTGCTcgtttaacttcctgtttgaccAACAGGGTTTTACAGTTTTCAGTCGACTGAGAATTATGAGCTTATCTGATGTATTACAGATGCTAAAATAGCTAGCTAACGTCTACACGGCGTTCCCACCCGTCGGTAGTGTTCGGTCGAGTCACGCTGTAGTTAAACGAGTTCAAACATCAGCAGCTGAACGCAGCGAACACGTCTGTGGTTAAATGTTTAACATGTTGTAGCTCAGTGTGTTCGTTGTGACTTCAAACAGCCCAAACGGTTTCTGGTTTTACCTGAAAAGACGTTTCTGCACCACGCCGACCTGATGACCACGCCCACCTGATGACCACGCCCGCctccaaacaaaaacaaattcttCTTTGCTGATGACACTCTGCTGTGGTCTCTGATGTCATCACTGCTTAATGGTGGTGAGGtcgtgtgatgatgtcatcgcTTCTTCTTGATTGCGGCAAGGTCATGCGATGATGTCATCACTACTTCTTAACGGCGTTGAGGTTGTGCGATGATGTCATCACTTTTGCTGGCGGCAAGGTTGTGCAATGATGTCATCACTTCTTGCTGGCGGCAaggttgtgtgatgatgtcatcacttCTTGATGGTGGCAGGGtcgtgtgatgatgtcatcacatcTTCTTGATGGTGGCAAGGTCGTGCGATGATGTCATCACTTCTTCTTGATGGCGGCGAGGTCGTGTGATTATGTCATCACTTCTTCTTGATGGCGGCGAGGTTGTGCGATGATGTCATCACTTCTTCTTGATGGCGGCGAGGTTGTGCGATGATGTCATCACTTCTTCTTGATGGCGGCgaggttgtgtgatgatgtcatcacttCTTCTTGATGGCGGCGAGGtcgtgtgatgatgtcatcacttCTTCTTGATGGCGGCGAGGTCTCGCTGCAGCTCAGAGAACTTGGGTCGGTCTTCAGGGTTGTACTGCCAGCAGCGCTGCATCACTTTGTACACGTCATCAGGGCAACGCTGAGGACACGCCATCCTGTAGCCTAGCAACCACGAGGAGGGAGACACGTTGTCATACATCAGAGAAGCAAACAACGTCACATAAATACATTAACAACTTAACGATTATCAAGATGGAGATTATTCTTCTGACGattgacaaataataataataataaatcttcggtttcatatttttattgattttggcGCTCCCTGTGGCGCTCCCTGTGGCGCTCCCTGTGGCGCTCCCTGTGACGCTCCCTGTGACGCTCCCTGTGGCGCTCCCTGTGGACCAAAGCGGTGGCGTTTCTgagcaccagactccctttagaaaacctgtaattttactgcagcagggtccgacagtctgccccgctcttttctggttctggttctcctgtaCCTCCCTTTCCTCCAGTGGGCCCAGCGATACGGTCTGAGCCTCCAGTGACGTGGTGTCGGTGtcggctcccagcggggaccgaCGGCGCAGcgaggtgctgctgctgcggggCGCCGAGGTCTTTgcctgtcagtgtgctgacttgactatgacttgccccaaactgcatgtgattatcataaagtgggcatgtctgtaaagaggagactcgtgggtacacatagaacccatctacattcactgatctggaggtcagaggtcaagggacccctttaaacaTGGACACGACAGTTTagtgtcagtttggagcgttatttaacctccttcacgacaagctagcatgacatggttggtaccgatggattctttagttttttttcgggcattttaattgaacatttttcagacttttttttcaaaatttaaTCGGACTTTATTTCCGCCATTTTTTcccgacatttttctgactttttcttcaaaatgtatCGGACTTTATTTCCGAATTTTTTTcccgacatttttctgacttttccgaaagtttttcagacttgtttttcaaaattcatCGGACTTTATTTCCGAcatttttcgaatatttttcagactttttttttcaaaattcatcGGACTTCatttccgacatttttctgattttttttcaaaattttcagactttttttttcaaaatttacCGGACTTTATTTCCgtcattttttcaaaattcatcGGACTTtatttccgacatttttcagacttttttttcaaaattcatcagactttatttccgacatttttcagacttttttgaatatttttctgacttttttttcaaaatttatCGGACTTtatttccgacatttttcagactttttcgaaaaaaaattcagacttttttttggggacttttttttccagacatttttcagacgtttcattggacatttttcggacatgtCTGACAAAATCCCTCGCACATCCACATATCTGgacgtcagaggtcaagggacccctttgaaaatggccatgccagtttttccacgccaacATTTACCTTTCTCCACCTGCTCTCGGGCCTGCTGATTGGTCATCCCAGGATAAGGACACACCCCCAGACTGAAGGTCTCCCACAGCAGGATCCCATAACTCCACACATCGCTGTCGGAGCTGTAACGACCTgcaacagccaatcacagagcagGAGACATCAGCGACCGATCACAGAGCAGGGTGTCAAACAGGTGTGGGACAGGTGTGAGGCAGGTGTTACCGTAGTTGAGAGCCTCTGGAGCGGTCCATTTGATGGGAATCTGTTTGAGTCCAGATGAAGAATAAATACCATCGTCCTCCTGACGACTCATCCCAAAATCACTGATCTTCAACACACTGCCATCGCCCACCAGACAGTTCCTCGCCGCCAGGTCCctgacggacagacagacagacagacagacagacacacagacagacagacagacagacagacagacagacagacagacagacagagcgttaagtggaggcagaataactctctgaacacgttagctaacgctggctagtaAGTATTGTTGTCTTGTCTCACACTCTGGTCACGGCGTAGGaaagcaccgtgctatcaccagatgagggaCGACTTTGTTCAcctcattttctgtttcatgacagcatggtggaattagcgagctaagctagctaagtagccttgcgtccgaccagcgggctggtggccaacgTGAACACATCACCTCCATGAGCTGCAGGTGATGTGTTCACAGTCTGTTGGACACTGCAGCGCTCTGGTTGTTTCTGACAGTGAAACAGCTGTTAATGATTTACCTGTGGATACAGTTCTTACTCTCCAGGTACGCCATGCCGGCAGCAGCATCGACAGAGAAGCGAACGAGCTGCTTCGTCTTTAACTcgtccttcttcttcctcagaaAGGACAGGAAGTCTCCACCTGAGGAAGAAAACCGgccaataaacaaacaacagaGGACAAACTGAAAGTGACTGAAGCGTCGCTCAGTGAATAAGCTCCACCCACCAGGAACCAGCTCCATGACGATGTAGATCGGCTGTCGCTGCGTACAAACACCAATCAGCTTCACGATGTTCGGGTGGTCGTACTGCTTCAGGATCCTGCAGCCAATCACACACAGGCAGCGTTAGACACCGgccaataaatatatatatataaatataaatataaatatatttatatttatatataaatataaatatatatatataataaaatcaatgatatataaaaatataaatataaatatatgtatatatatataaatataaatatatataaatatatatagataaatatatatacagtatatatatttatatttataaatatcattgattttattatatatatatatatatatatatatatatatatatatatatatatatatatatatatatatatatatatatatatatttatatttttttgtgtgtttagtgtatttgtattttggcaTATATTATTGgtattgattttatattttacatggttTATTTTCCGtgtatttgatatttttcttgagtattttgtattttcctggtatgtattttgtttatatacttgttttatatttgtcttgtatgcatttatttacaaaTCTAACAACTACATGCTGTTTTTAAAGAGTTGTAAACAATGACCTGATTTGATTTCCCGTTGTTCTTTAATGAGCAgttaatgattgattgattgattgattgattgattgattgattgattgatgctGACCTGGCCTCAGACAGGAACCTGATCTTCAGCTCTGGAGGTAAATCTTCTTTACACGTTTTGACGGCGACCGGCATTTTGTCACGCTGCAGCGTCCCTATAAAGACCTCGCCGAAGTTACCCTGGCAACCAGCAGACAGCAGGGCATGATGGGacatggaggcagagagagagagaagagagagagagatgggacgcagagacagagagagagagagagagagagagagagatgggcatagatagagagagagagagagagagcgatagagagagagaaagagagagagatagagagagagagagagaaagagagttactgTTAAAAATGTTACAATCTAAAATGAAACCGTTTCAGAACAGAACTGTGGAGCGGTTTGataacaggaaacaggaagtgaggtCACCTTTCCCAGCAGCTCCCCCAGCACCACGTCCTCATGGTTCAGGATCCATTTCTTATCCTGCAggcacaaaaataaaatcagccTCTGCCCAGAGACTTCTGATGGAAATGAGCTTTTAGATATATCAGAAAATACATTGTGTATTGTCCCTGTTAAATaaacgtattattattattattattattattattattatgttaaataaatacaaaattaattagatttaaaaagatGTGCGTCCTGCGCTATAGTTATAAAGTATCAATAATTATCAATACGAATGCTGGAACTGATCAATAAAAGCCTAACCATACCCAGTATCCTCAGTAATATGATGTtatgtgtgtaaatatataaatatatagtggTGGTTGCCTTGACGACGGGGTTGAGCAGCACGACTCCAGACTTCTTGGTGATGACTTGTTTGGTGGAGAAATGATGCTCGATGAGCTGAGGGATGGTGGAGAAGCCCGTCCCTTCAAAACGGTACTGACtctaccagagagagagagagagacgttcaTCTTTTACAGTGTATTctctaatatatattatatattaacaaTACACTTAAGaaagtttaaatgtttatttattcattcacttACATATTTAccttcaatatacagtatactatcaAAGTTCATCTTAAACCGCTAATCCGATCGGGTCGCGTCACagtatactatattatatataaataattacctgcaatatatactatattatatataaataattaactacaatatataatacattatatataaataattacctgcaatatatactatattatatataaataattaactacaatatataatacattatatataaataattaactaCAATATACACTAGattatttataaataattaactacattatgtataaataattaactacattatgtataaatatttatcaacaatatatacattatatataaataattaactacaatatatactacattatatataaataattaactacaatatatactacattatatataaataattaactacattatgtataaatatttaccaacaatacatacattatataaacAATTACCTgcaatatatactatattatatataaataattaactacaatatataatacattatatataaataattaactacaatatatactagattatttataaataattaactacattatgtataaatatttaccaacaatacatatattatataaacaatTACCTGCAATATATActacattatatataaataattaactatattatgtataaatatttacctacaaaatattctacatattatataaatatttactaCATATTTAtctagaatatactgtatactacattatacatatttaattacaacatagtatattatatataaataaaaacctataatatatactatattatactgtagatatatatgtgtgtgtgtgtgtgtgtgtgcgcgcgcgcacGCGTGTGCGTATACGTACATCGGCATACTGGATGATGAAGTGTCGTCTCTGCTCGTCAGAAAACACCGACAGGACGTACTCGCCCGGTTTACCGTGGCTCTCCCTCACCAGGAAGTCTCCCTGTTGCCGTAGTAACTCCTGAGCCTCAGTGCGGGGGATGGCGCCGTGATACCACTCCTGGTCCGCCAGGGGGCGCTCTGACGTAGGGATCACATCGAAGAACTGCTGCAGGGAGGAACAAACTGTGTCAAAGGTTCACTCTGAATTCAAATGATCTTTATTGACAAAGAGTATGATGACATTAGGACGTAGTAACTATTGGACCCCAGCGAGGGTTTCTGTTAACAGGTGATGAACCTCACCGAGCTGGAGGAGCCCAACATGGCTTTAGGAGACCGAATCATACCGGCCAGAGAGTGACGCAGAGTGTCGAAGCGAGAACTCCTGTCCTTCGTTTTATcctgaaaacacagaaacacacagatgaGGTCTCTCGGTGGgaaactgtttactgtttactgttatAATGTTGAGTCTGTTCTGTACGGAAAACGATGCCATTATTTTGAAAGGGCAGCTCTTCCTGCCAGCTGTGTGCAGACCTCAGATTAGACATAATCAACAATCAATAATTGAATGTTTACAGTGGATCCAACGGAGCGGGAGTCGTCCTCGTACGGCAGCGCGGGGGGAGGCGGCGGCGGGGGCGGCGAGGCGGCAGCGGCAGCCATCTTGGCGTCCAGCAGGGCCTTCTGGGAGGCGAGGCGGGCCTCGGAGCCGCGCAGGGATTGAACAGCGTGATGAAGCTCGAGGAGAGAGAGTTTCTGACTGAGCAGCAGGACACAGCTGAGGGCGAGAGACACCGACAGTCAGTCAGGAGAGATTCTTCttcttaatttatttgattCTTTGTCTTCTGACTCACTCGCTCTTCCTCTCGGCGCTCTGCTGACTCGTCTGGATTTTGGTATCGAGGTCGTCGGCCAACGCTTCCTTCGTCTGCAGGTTCTGTTGAGTCAACGACAGCTCCTCCGTCGCAGACGACAACctggaaaaacaacagaaagaaataaacaaacagataaTACTACTTGGTAGCGGGATATTACGGTCGATACCGAGAGCGCCACCGCTAGGCACACAGGCATCACACGCTGTACGCCGTTACCTCGCAGTGAAGACAGCTCAactttggagcgatatttagcctctttctcaGTAAGATAGCAGGACATGGTATCGGTATCAACCacgcccccaggaagagcgccagtcgttgatgccaattctccttcacaacaagcgagtatgacatggtcggtaccgatggattcattagggttttattttctgtcatttttcggacattgtcTGGACTTTTCTTACTGCCTTTCTTCCACCTTTTTTGGCcatttttcagtgatttttCGGTGATTTTTCAGATTGCTCTTctgccttttttcagacattcttGGGTCATTTTACGGCTATTTTTCTGActgttttaagacatttttctgcctttctttggtaatttttcagacattttttggatattttacagtCATTTTTCATACCGTTTTAGGACCTTTCTTCAGAcgtttttctgcattttttttcaaacattcttcggtcatttttcaaacattttttggatattttccgAACATTTTTCGGACTGTTTCAGGACAATTTTTCTACCTTTATTTCCGCCTTTTTTCCCCgacatttttctgcctttttaccAACATTCTTCGgtaatttttcaaacattttttggatattttacggtcattttttggactgttttaggacccttttttggacatttttctgcctttcttccacctttttttcagatattcttcggtaatttttcaaacattttatggatattttaaGGTCATTTTATCGGACCTTTTTTCGAtcattttcatatgataccagtatcttcattctagctttaaaactgagccgctacaacctaaaaatcccaagttacGTTAGAGGTGTTAAAACgaagcgttaactttgacagccgtactttatgttgtttaaacctggggacttttactttgacagGCAGCAGGAAACAGTGAGGTTTATTTTGTAGTAGCTCACATGGCTTGCAGGCTGTCGGCCGTCAGCGTGTTCCAGAGGATCTCATTGGCCGGCAGGTTGTCCGTCTCGTCCAAAAGAGACGCATCGAACTCCACGTTCGCCTCCGGAGTCTCCGGAGACCTGGCGGAGGGGGGGATAGACACCGTTACTACGGTAACCACGGGAGAGACAGACACGCTGTTACTACggcagccaccgtctgactgaTGTGAGGTTATTTTCTGACCTGTAGGCGTCGATGAAGTGTTGGTACTCTGCCAGCGGGTCGATCTGCTCGACAGCTGCTGAGATCTCCTGATGAACTTTAACGATCTCCTCCGTCAACAAACTGCTGATCTCACAGTACTCCTCCAGGATACttttactgtagtaatacacagGAAAATACACAGAGATATATCACTCAGACTGTCAGCGGCGTGTGAGACAGCGTGTGAGACAGCGTGTGAGACAGCGTGTGAGACAGCGTGTGAGACAGCGTGTGAGACAGCGTGTGAAACAGCGTGTGAGTTAGAGTGTTGGTGGTCATGTGACTCACAGGGCGAGCGTCATGTCCTCCTGCATCCTCTGCAGGGCGTCGAGCAGAGCGGGTGCGGCGCGGCGGCGGTGTTCGTCCTGCTGCGTTCGAGCGCCGCACACCGCCAACACGTACTGGTTGTGAAGGTTGTGAAGCTTCGCCGTCGCTTTGTCATAACGTTCCCGAGCACGCTCCGCCTCCCGGCCTGTGATTGGATGAGAGGGGCCAGGGTTTCATGTTCACGTTCTTCAACATCTgatttttaaattgataaactttcagctttttaaaatagatgttttaaaccTTTAGCGAGCGCCTCTCGGTATTTCTCTTTGGCGTTGTTAGCGTCGCGGCTCAGCTGACGATACGTCGCCTTCAgtttgtccaggtcagtcctgGTTACCtggcaacaacaaaacaacaaagacagTTACTGGAGGAACAGGAACATCTCCAGCCTCAACTTCATCATTTTAGCTCATATTTCCCAGCATACCTTGTGGTTGTGGCTCTCCAGCTGATGATGAAGACTCTGGTAGCTCTTCTTCACCTGCTGCTTGTCTCGGATTAGCGTGGCCAGACGGTGCAGAGGACCAGAGTTCAGATCATCGGCGTGACTCCTCATGACTCGACCCAACGCCTCAGTCTGACGAACCACCTGAGACCAGGactaagacagagagagagaccaggactgagacagagacagagactgagACCAGGActaagacagagacagagaccagGACTGAGACAGAGACCAGGACTGAGACAGagactgagacagagacagagacagagactgagactgagactgagacagagacagagagagagactgagaccaggactgagacagagagagagactgagacagagacagagactgagACCAGgactgagacagagacagagactgagACCAGGActaagacagagacagagacagagaccaggactgagacagagacagagaccaggactgagacagagacagagactgagACCAGGACTGAGACATCTGGACTGAATCAACAGGTGAGTCCACTCACCTTGTTCACAGTGCTGACGTAATCGGCAGCCTCCTGTTTCTCCGTTTGCTGAGTCATGCTGAGCAGCAGAGCGGCGTATTCTTTATCGCTCTTCACTCTCAGTGTCATGAAACGCTTCACCGTCTCCAGCAGCTAGAGGGCGACAAACAGAAATGTTGACGTAGTTTCAGAGTACCTCagcaggtagtatacagagtacctgagcaggtagtatatagagtacctgagcaggtagtgaacagagtacctgagcaggtagtatatagagtacctgagcaggtagtgaacagagtacctgagcaggtagtatatagagtacctgagcaggtagtgaacagagtacctgagcaggtagtgatcagagtacctgagcaggtagtgaacagagtacctgagcaggtagggaacagagtacctgaacaggtagtagaacagagtacctgagcaggtagtgaacagagtacctgaacaggtagtgaacagagtaacTGAACAGGTAGtagaacagagtacctgagcaggtagtgaacagagtacctgaacaggtagtagaacagagtacctgaacaggtagtagaacagagtacctgagcaggtagtgaacagagtacctgaacaggtagtgaacagagtacctgagcagatagtgaacagagtacctgaacaggtagtagaacagagtacctgagcaggtagagaacagagtacctgagcaggtagtgaacagagtacctgaacaggtagtagaacagagtacctgagcaggtagtatacagagtacctgagcaggtagtgaacagaatAGTGTGAACTCTCCCTTTtggtttctgattttttttctcaaagaacAGGAAGTGATTTACGGAGCATCTTTTGGTAGCAAAcaataaaccta
This window contains:
- the fer gene encoding tyrosine-protein kinase Fer isoform X1 yields the protein MGFGRDLRNSHEGLLKLQDWELKLLETVKRFMTLRVKSDKEYAALLLSMTQQTEKQEAADYVSTVNKSWSQVVRQTEALGRVMRSHADDLNSGPLHRLATLIRDKQQVKKSYQSLHHQLESHNHKVTRTDLDKLKATYRQLSRDANNAKEKYREALAKGREAERARERYDKATAKLHNLHNQYVLAVCGARTQQDEHRRRAAPALLDALQRMQEDMTLALKSILEEYCEISSLLTEEIVKVHQEISAAVEQIDPLAEYQHFIDAYRSPETPEANVEFDASLLDETDNLPANEILWNTLTADSLQAMLSSATEELSLTQQNLQTKEALADDLDTKIQTSQQSAERKSDCVLLLSQKLSLLELHHAVQSLRGSEARLASQKALLDAKMAAAAASPPPPPPPPALPYEDDSRSVGSTDKTKDRSSRFDTLRHSLAGMIRSPKAMLGSSSSQFFDVIPTSERPLADQEWYHGAIPRTEAQELLRQQGDFLVRESHGKPGEYVLSVFSDEQRRHFIIQYADSQYRFEGTGFSTIPQLIEHHFSTKQVITKKSGVVLLNPVVKDKKWILNHEDVVLGELLGKGNFGEVFIGTLQRDKMPVAVKTCKEDLPPELKIRFLSEARILKQYDHPNIVKLIGVCTQRQPIYIVMELVPGGDFLSFLRKKKDELKTKQLVRFSVDAAAGMAYLESKNCIHRDLAARNCLVGDGSVLKISDFGMSRQEDDGIYSSSGLKQIPIKWTAPEALNYGRYSSDSDVWSYGILLWETFSLGVCPYPGMTNQQAREQVEKGYRMACPQRCPDDVYKVMQRCWQYNPEDRPKFSELQRDLAAIKKK
- the cdc26 gene encoding anaphase-promoting complex subunit CDC26, with the translated sequence MLRRKPTRLELKIDDTEEFESVKKELEARKRQREEAESGGGVGGASVISVDIIGGGASASSSTAASRAELINERIGYKPHPKPATLPTLFGSLQF
- the fer gene encoding tyrosine-protein kinase Fer isoform X2, whose translation is MGFGRDLRNSHEGLLKLQDWELKLLETVKRFMTLRVKSDKEYAALLLSMTQQTEKQEAADYVSTVNKSWSQVVRQTEALGRVMRSHADDLNSGPLHRLATLIRDKQQVKKSYQSLHHQLESHNHKVTRTDLDKLKATYRQLSRDANNAKEKYREALAKGREAERARERYDKATAKLHNLHNQYVLAVCGARTQQDEHRRRAAPALLDALQRMQEDMTLALKSILEEYCEISSLLTEEIVKVHQEISAAVEQIDPLAEYQHFIDAYRSPETPEANVEFDASLLDETDNLPANEILWNTLTADSLQAMLSSATEELSLTQQNLQTKEALADDLDTKIQTSQQSAERKSDCVLLLSQKLSLLELHHAVQSLRGSEARLASQKALLDAKMAAAAASPPPPPPPPALPYEDDSRSVGSTDKTKDRSSRFDTLRHSLAGMIRSPKAMLGSSSSFFDVIPTSERPLADQEWYHGAIPRTEAQELLRQQGDFLVRESHGKPGEYVLSVFSDEQRRHFIIQYADSQYRFEGTGFSTIPQLIEHHFSTKQVITKKSGVVLLNPVVKDKKWILNHEDVVLGELLGKGNFGEVFIGTLQRDKMPVAVKTCKEDLPPELKIRFLSEARILKQYDHPNIVKLIGVCTQRQPIYIVMELVPGGDFLSFLRKKKDELKTKQLVRFSVDAAAGMAYLESKNCIHRDLAARNCLVGDGSVLKISDFGMSRQEDDGIYSSSGLKQIPIKWTAPEALNYGRYSSDSDVWSYGILLWETFSLGVCPYPGMTNQQAREQVEKGYRMACPQRCPDDVYKVMQRCWQYNPEDRPKFSELQRDLAAIKKK